Genomic window (Poecile atricapillus isolate bPoeAtr1 chromosome 10, bPoeAtr1.hap1, whole genome shotgun sequence):
ATTTTTAGAGAAACCTTTATCAGCTCCAGCATGGAGCCAGAGAGAGTTGAATAAGCTTTGACACACAGAGTATCTGCCATAAAAAGAGCAGGGGACAAGcccttcctggcactgggaacacCACTGCTGGTCCATCATGCTGAGGCCCAGTCCTGTCACACACCAACTGCTCTGAAACTACACTCAGAACCAGAACTAGTCCAGGTTTCTGCTTTTAAACTTTTGTGAACTTCCCCTTGAAGCTCTTACGGCAGAAGCGTGAGACACCAACCACGGCCCCAGCACAGGCTCGTCAGGATCACAGGCTTTAGGTACCTGTGACCCGGCGGAGCGGGGGGCTCCGGGCAGATCCCGAGGCGAGGCGGGTCCCCGCTGCCGAGCGCTGCCCCtcgggctgaggggtgagacccccgggctgaggggtgagaccGCCGGGCTGAGGGCTgagatcgccgggctgaggggtgagacTGCCGGGCTGAGGGGCGGGATCGCCGGactgagggatgggatcgctgggctgaggggtgagaccGCCGGGCTGAGGGCTGAGATCGCCGGACTGAGGGGTGAGAccgccgggctgaggggtgagatcgccgggctgagggatgggatcgccgggctgagggatgggatcgccgggctgagggatgggatcgccgggctgagggatgggatcgccgggctgagggatgggatccccgggctgagggatgggatcgccgggctgagggatgggatcgcTGGCTTGAGGGGCAGCGGCGGCCCCGCGGTGCTGAGGGCAGCGCCCGGCTCGGCCCCTCAGGAGCCGCCGCAGTCGCAGCCCCGCCCGAGCGCCTCAGGGCGCGGCGGACTCGGGACAGCCCTGAGCCTTCCCCTCAGCCAGGTAGGAAGCTCTTGGAATTGTAGAACCGTCACGGGTGGAAGAGATCTTTAAGACCACTCAGTTCAATGTCAGCCCAGCATCTGCCACTGCAAACCCTAAACCACTAAACCATTTCCGAATATCAGACCCAGAGGCCTCTTTAACACCTCCAGCGATGAcaactccaccacctccctggccaACCTATTCCCAGGCCTGAACAGtgaaaatttttttctaaaatctaACCTGAATTTCCTCTCTCAGCATGAAGCCAGTTCCTCTGGTTCTCACTGCAGGCCCAGCAGAAGAGACCGGCCCCTCCTCActgcatggccctggcagggagttggagAGAGCAGtgaggtccctcctgagcctcctccagACTGACtaaacccagctccctcagccactcctcatggGACATTTTCTCAACCTTTCATGAGCCttactgcccttctctggacacactccagcccctcaatgttgTTTTCCTcgaggggcccagagctgggcacagcactcgaggtggggcctcagcagtgcccagcacggAGGGGCcggcactgccctgctcctgctgcccacactggtgctgatacaggccaggtgCCCTTGGCCTCTTGCCCCCTTGGGCACACTCTGGCTCACTCTGAGGTGTCTGGTGACCCTCAGGATGTGGCACCTGGCCTTGTGGAACCTCAGGCCATTGTCCTTGGCCCATTGATTGAGTCTGTCCAAGTCTCACTGCGGAGCCTTCCCATCCTCCAGCAGatccacactcccacccaacTGGGCATCAGCAAATTTACTGAGGGTGCTCTCAATCCCCACATCCAGATGATCAGTAACGATGGTAACCAGGACCAGCCTAAACCTGAGCCCTGGAGGACACATTTCAATGCAGCTCAGTTTGCAtactctgcagctggaggcTGCAATGCCCCCACAACAGAAAGAGCAGCCATCCCGTGGCATTGGCTGCACACATGGGTGCTGGGAAAAAACCTTTTACTAGGTGAATATGGCTGACAGAACCAAGCTTTCAGGCACACACTCCCTTTCCCTAATGACCCTGAACTCAAGAAAAGGTATTTCACCTTCCAGATCTTTGCACCATTGGATCCTCAGACCATCagagctctgtcagcctctcTCACCCTTTTGCACCTTCTCCCCACTCAAGCTGATGAGCAGCTTTTATAAGAAACAAGGGAGTTCTGCTGCCAATGAGGTGAGCCAATTTGTAAATGCAACTTGCCCTGCCAAAAATAGCTactgcctttttctttcagaggtgAGTCAGAAAATTCtagatttaaaaaattttcaGGATAtagtttgattttgtttgtccttaggaaacaaaaacaacaacaaatagaAGGTAATTACAAATAAAGAAGCTTTAATTAACAGGTAATACAGAACAGAACAGTCCAGTCAGTGCCAGAACACCACAGTATTTATGGAACTGTaaatacagcagcagcagtgcctggaggcATCGAATGCAAGACGTTATCCTACAGCTGGAAAGTTGCTGAAGTCTGTGACATTCCACTGTAAATGAAGGtgttattaaaaattacaaactgCCCTGTAATGACTTTGATAACTTcctgtgcagcagctcctgcaaaagagaagaaagaacagAAGGCAGTTAGCAGGTCATATTTAAACTGTAAAATTATTTATCTACAAGTTCCTACACTGGAATTATTTCAGAAGCACCTGATAAATGTCCTAAGAAGAAAAAACGCCTTTCAGTACTTCCCActataaaagaagatcagaAAGCTGCTACTTCAAAAGTTAGCTTTGCATACACTTTACATAGATGTACATACAGAGTAAGAATGGGTGAGCTGACAGAGCCATGCAAGTTCTGACCTCTCAACTGAGaagctgaattaaaaaaaaaaaaacatgcaaaactTAACTGCAAAATAAACTGAAGGGTCACTTCAGTGTGATCCCTCTGAGTTTTCCTGTAGTAGGAAACATTCTGtaatttcttcagaaattaccttttatgtatttttctaaagaatGATACAAACCAGATTTTCCTTaatcagaaaaatattcctACATATGCAGAATCTATAATACATAATTATCTTCAGCACTGCATGAAGCCAAATGAAGAAGGTAGGTTAAGTACCAATTTTGAGCACCCATTAAAACATATCTGCAGGTTGAATGAAGGTAAGAAACCAAGGCTACTTATATTTCCTAGATCTTTAACATAAGTGTACTATGTTAAAAGAAGATGTGTACTGCACTACTTTTAGAATTACTATAATTAtcactttcctttaaaaaaaattaaacctctGTACAGCATTTCATTTCTAAACACAGTTTTAGCTTGAAGAGTTGATGTACTGGGATTGTTTTTGaagtttatttgttttactgaTTATAGCCCTTGCTGCACCTACTTACTCCATATGTACTATAGGAGGTCCCATGAAGGGGAGGACTGTGCCCTGATGCCAGGTGTGACTGCAGCCTTTGCTCTGAGAGCAGTggtgaaggcagcagagctgtggtgaaggcagcagagctgtggtgaaggcagcagagctgtggctcaGCAGGCTGCTGTTTGTGTGGCCCTGCCAGTGTCACCCTTACCTCCCATGAACGCAGCAACCGCGTGAGGCTCCGCAGCTCCGTAGCGACAACTGCACGGGAAAGGAACAGTCACAAACTGCCCAGCACTTTTACCAACAGAGCCACACCTCAAAAACAACACTTACAACTCGTGCACATAGTCATCTTTCACCACAACAGATAGCCCATATTCTTGGAGGAAACCATTAAGGCATGATTTTAGTTTTCCAATATCATCTTCCACCTGGTAGTTGTAGACACCTGGAAAATAAATCAACTGTTTCATCACACAACTGTAACACCACAGTTAAAGCTAATGGGTATAAATGGCAGcctaaatattttgttttcctaaaaagTTTCTAAGCCAATTAATGTGTCATTAGCACTAGACCAACAATAATTGAACGTTCTGTTGATGCTTCTCGTGATAGAAGAAATACTGCATAGCTGAAATGATTCATAACCCACACAACCCATTATTGACACCAATCCAGATTAATTCCTTAAGTTCCCAAAGAGAATAAACTCTCACTGTAATTTTCACATTCCTAAAGCTGTATTACTatggaaacaaaaccacaacTAATGTATTTGTAGTTTATAATATGAACTACAGTAACTATTGGATCTTTATATTTCTTTAGATGATGTGAAGTAACTGGTATTAACCTACCTGGGTATCTGCCGTGCTGCTTGTAAAACCTATTGACAGCCCTCAGCATCAAGTACAGCACTATTTCACTGTCTGGGTTATCCATATGGGAAACTGAAAACAGCAAGGTAACTGGTTAGCTGCTGCAGATGGAATGGAAAAAACAAGGTTTTGAATTCCCTGAAAACAAATAGTAAAATCTGCAGTAGAAAGAAATCTTAATGAATACAACCTGTGACACAATCTTAATCAAACAACTGTCAAATACACAACTTTGCCTTCAAAGTTTATGACAAAACCATATTATATGTATTTAATATAAACTATTCAGTGAAGAAACTCGCATATCAATTCTGGCAGCTATAATTTAAATGGGTATTCCTTAGTTATAACATTAGGATTTGAAACACATGCTTTAAGTATTGTCTGTAATGACTGTaattataaaacataaaacaaaaaaggtcTTAATCCCTTACCACACAACTTAGTAGTCTTTGTAAATAGTAACTGCTACTTATATCCCACTGCAAATTACCAACGAATTCAAGGAGCTTTCACTGAAATGATAAATCTTACAAGATGCATGTATATATAAGATATATACTTACTTTGTCCAAAACATTCAGAGGACTTGTTTAAGCTTACTTTCAACAAACTTCAATCAAAAAgtatttccagctttttttcttatttatgcaggctcaaaaaaaataatataaaaaccAAAAGCAATATTAAGTAACTAGTTTGTTAGTTCACATCCTAAAGAGATTAGCTGAAAGGGGTCAAGATAATTATTGTTTGGTCAGGTTAAAGCACCTTTTCAGCTCTGTCAGAAATAACTGAGGTACAGAAAAGAGAAGTttgaagaaaacagttttttattTACAGAGTATTACAAGTAAAATctacaagaaaacaaaagctggaACATGCATCATCCTGTAAGGTAATTTTTGaaatttcaaaatcaaattGAATTCAACATTCTAGACCTAAAAACTCCATACTTGTAGTTGAGAGACATGTTCCTTACAGtaagaatttatttaaattcactAAAGACATTGTGACATTCCAAATGATAAAACTGTGTAATGCACCAGAACATGTAGCttacatttccttttcctcaccAAACCATTCCAAGCTGGAAATGCAGTGAGGTTTGTGGCAAGCAGCAGTACTTACTTATTGCATCCTTGCTGCAGGAGTTGGGGCTGTGCTCCTCAGCCAGGGAGCGGCAGCGCACCACGCGCAGGAAGGCGGCGTTGCTGCCTGGACACGGGGACAAGGAGAGATTGCCCGTCAGTGCCATCACTCCCTCACCACAGCTCTCTCTCACTGCACTGTCACATGGGAAAGGCTACAACTTAACAGGTTTTCATCCAACACTTTCCTGTTTCTTCTCAGCTTGCATAATAAAAACCTGTTTAACTAGGCTTAGGTCTCTGGGCAGGACAGTTTTAGGGAAATTCGATGTAACAGCTACACCACAGCAATTCATCAGTCACAGCCACCACCCTTCCTTCTTCCAGGCTGCAAATCAACATGGTTATTTACATCTTCCACTGCATCTAACACTGCTTCACATGTTCCCAATTAACATTTTAACAGCACAGCCATGAGCTGGAAaaggtccttttccactgctGTTGCTATGATCCAGCCCAGGGTGCAGCTACAACCCAGCTATGAaaaaggagcagctgggaggCTCCCGAATGCTTCACCAACGCAGGGCAGCGCGCTCTTGGCTCTGTGCTTGCAGGGGAGCTGTGAGGAGcctcagccaggctgctgctggacaCGTGTACACATCCAGGACAGACACAGCCTGAAGTGCCATCAAATGGGTGACAGCTTTCCAGACTGCCTCAagcctgcagagcccacacTCTGCAGCCAGTACCCAGCACGGGCAAGAGTGCTCAGGTACTCACCACAGAAAGGAGAGGGCAGCTACCCCCTGTTGTCTGgagtgaaaaaatacattttaaaaccaCCTGAGAGATGCTGAACATCTGCTGCTTCTGAAAATAAGGGATGCAAACCACTTAGTACTTTActtgaaaaattcaaatattgaTTTACTGCTTAATAACTCCATGATCATTGAAAAGTTTTTGATTATTTGATCATTTGCATAAACCCAGAACAGAATCCAAGCATACTCACAGAACAATTTCAGTTCTCTCTCTGAAATAGACTCAGGTGCCTAAAAGAGAGAATATACTCATTCCAGTACACAAAATGGCCAGAGAATTCCTGCTTTcacataaatattaatatatttactGTGAAATAACTAGTTACTaatctacaaaaaaaaccccatcctAAATTGTTAACAGTATAACCCTGTATGCATTTTACTTTTATATGATCAAAGCAAATTGATAAATAAGGCAGATACTTCACAGATACTTCATTCCATTAGAAGAATGGCCATATGTCTGCACTTACCTTGCCCAGGGACTGTAACAATTTAGCAGCATGGTTTCCCACAGCAGCAATAtccttctttgctttttcaCGGTATCTGGTagtaatgaaaaagaaaataattacagcaGAAAGCCATCAACTCCACATTGAAggctatttttttattattttttgtttggttggttttggttttgttttacattATAAAGACAAAATACAAGCCACATGAATGGAAGTGAGCTCCCTCAAGGAGTTGTCTACTTACACATTTTGCAATTTGATGAATTTACTGGAGTCTGCCATCATATCAGGAATGGTGCCCCGGACAGGCAAGCTTCCTTGCCCTTCATTTGCCACAAATTCCTTTAAAGCTCGAACCAAAATCCAGAAGGAAGATGACTACAAATGCACAAGAGACAGTCATGTACACAGATGTTATTTACAATCCTTTTCCTACATTTAAGTCTCACCCTTACTCATACCTGCTCTGTGAGTTTTAGGCAGCAATCGTCATTAAAAAGCTCTTCAATGCCTCTTGGAatctatgaaaataaataaatttgcttTGTAATTCCTTGACTTTAGATTTAATTATCTCAACACTCACTACACAGGTGAGCCAACTCCAAGTGACCTTGGAGTTTCATGGCAAATCTCCTCTGAATCCTACAGTCAGTGCTGCTCAGACACATTTCaaacagcagccctgcccatgAGCAAGGCAATGCTTCTGAGCAAGATCAATGTCCCAGACAAAATCTCACCTGACTTCCATCTTTGACAGAGAAGATTTGAAAAACTGCAGCAGCAACCATCCCAACTGCCCACACACCCTGCCTGGTGGGGCAGAGCAGCCAAAAGGCCAGGGAAGGGGAATGGGGCTACAAAAGTCTGTGTTTTAATCAAAATCCTTAACTGCTGCAGGTCAGTCTGGCTCGTAAActcaaataaatattaatatccTGGGCCATGTCTTGTAGTGGCTTAGATGACAGCACTAAGTTTTACCTGCTGCTTTCTTGGGAGACTTAACATGACCATCCAAGCAAGGATCAGCATAGTTCAAAACAACAGAACATAATCtaggaaaaatcacagaatgtgcTTTTGCCCCATGTAGCCCTTGCAGTTTATCCCAGATGAGAAACTAAAGAAATCAGAGCTCAATTTTCAATTCAACCACAAATTACTAGGTCAGGATTATTTaagaaacaatgaaaatatcACTTCTAAGGCTTTTAAGCTTGACCAGTTTATGAAGGGAATTTTGTAGTAAGTTTCTTCAAGAGGAAAGAAGTCAATTTATTGTATCAGGAGTCCCATGCAGCCCTTCATTTCTACAGAGAGTAACAACTACAGCCCCTGGCTTCAACACAGCACAATTTCAGTAAGTGCTCTCAGTCTCTCTCCCAGCAGTGTATTTAAATCAGCATCAGCCACACCTCTCACTGCTAAATCCTTGCAATTGTATCCAGCACCTCATAGAGTTTTTTACAGACTGTAGAAGTCAGACAAGAACTCACTGATGCATTCTGGTTGCTGACTCATTCTAGATTTGAATTCAAGTCTGCAGGAGGGAAATACAGATTTCTTGCAAGAGCAAAGCAGTAGGAGAATTTCCATAAGCTACTCTGCCAGCTAGTCTTGGTCTATTTAACTACATAATTTCAGTTCTAACATTCAGTACTAATCCTGTTTTAGCTAAATACAAATGTTACAAATTGAATATCTGTCCTAAAACTGAATAATACATTCTGAGAAAATGAGATACTTGAAATTGCTTCAATTTTatcacagaaatgtttattttacctCTGTACGATTTAATGCTGTGTTCACATTTTTTATAGCTTCTTCAAAGTTTTCCTCATCTTCTGGGGTCCCATTTTCATTCTTTAAGATAccttattgaaaaaaaattaaaacacacaaCTGTTTGAATTACATCTCAGCATTTATGTCTTGCCAACAGAGCAGACTGGCTTTGGATGTATTTGAGGCGTAGCAGCTGCcagcaaaaaatgaaaaataaatcacaagaAAAAAGATCAGATGTAATTTATAAATCTAACTTCATCTAAATTCTGCGTATGATTCATTTTCCTGTGATATTAAATAGAAGTTACTTAGCACAAAAGCACCAGTTTATTTGTGTAAGAAGGAGATAATGAAGTTTCATGAGCACTAAGTTAACAATTCAACTCTCCTTCCCATGCCAGTCATgttttgatggggtttttttgatcaAATTTGGCAATAAAAATTTGGCATCCACAGAGCAAGCCAGGCCAAGAAAGGACCTTCACAAGAAATCTGACATAACCAAAGGTAATCACTATGGATCAGATCTGCTCCCTGTCACAGCCTGGGGATAAGGACCACTCCAAATTTGCAAGCAGGCTACCTTCAAGCAAGGAAATACCAAAAATTCAGTCAATGGTGTTTTTCTACCATCATTTAAGATATAGATCTTTAAAATGCCACATGAATTTTAGCTGCCTGAAAAGGTATTGGACTGAAACCCCTGCACAAATGAAGTCATTCACACACTGGTTACAGTGCAGTCAGTGCTACAGAACCTGGCCATGCAGAGGTGAATGACTGATTACCAAGTGTCTCACGGGTCAATCACCAAATACTTGGAGAATAACAATTTCAGTAAAAAGCCACTTGCTTTCCTCTTTATCACATTTCTAACACGATTTTCTCTTAAGGCCTTTGCTCccacccaaaacaaaacacactcTGGATCTTAGGACAAAACAGTGACAACATTTATAAGTGAGTCTGGCATCTTAAGATCCACCTGTACAAAACAATCATTTAGCAGAAGAATCATACAGTATATAGCAGCAGATCTTTTGTAAATTAGACCTGAGAGAACTTGGGATTACTTTTCAGGTATCACCTTGTATCTATTTCTGCCAGTAGGAATAAGGGACCCCTGGGACATGAATTACCTTGCCGAATCAGTTCTTTGAAGGCTTCTTTCTCTTTGTAACTCTTAGGCAACTGTTCacttttctaaatttaaaaaacacaaagagaTTTTTGTCTTTAAGATACCTACTACTAAGCTCACTGTGTTCAGACTGCTGAACTCCAGGAGTCTGTCATTGCTCACACATTCACTTGTATTTCAATCAGTAATCTTTTTTTTATGATTccaacttgtttttttcttatgctacataaaatcaaaataattaacTGCTCCAGAAAAGACAGATAAATAATAGCAGTAATACAGTTTTGCAACATACCTCATTGAACCATTTTGTGAGATACTTGGCTACAATCACAATCCATGGAGTGTGGCTGTGGTCCTATAATTGAACATTGGAGAAATCTTTGTCAGGttgagaaaagataaaaaataggaaacaaattaaaaacctGTTTTCAATGTAAACTCCAAATATCCCTTCCACTATTCTAAGGACATGGGACATGCTCCAGATTTTTATTCAGCTATAATGTTCTTTACTATAAAAGAAATGATCaaattattattactttattttaaaaaggatgAGCCAAATTCTCCAATATTTTTCAGGAGTGGAACTTATGCTATGGACAGACACCCAAAGTGCAAAGCTCTGCAGCAGTCGGTAaccatgaaaattaaaaaacaaattccagaataGGGTGGGAGGGGGTATCCAATAACAAAAGATCAAGTTGTCCAAGAATACTCCTTGCTTCCCAAGACCTTCACCTGCTTAAGATCTAAACAGACTGAAACACTTGGGGCAGAGGCAAAAATAGTTCCTTGTGACTGATTCTAGACTTGGTTCTGTTCAGATGAGACTTTGCACCAGAGTCATCTGCCAAGAGCCATTTCCACAGAACCCCTGTGCTGTGTCTGCATCTGTGCTGGGGAACACAAACCACACACCAACCTTTTTGTCCATATGCTCCAAGTCATAATCCTGAACATGTTCTGTCAGTTCTGGAAATGGTTTGTCCAGTCTTAGATCTTCTAACATATTGTCAGGGTGAGATTCAACAACTGTGAGAAAATAACACAATACATTTCCTAGCTTTATGTCTGCCCTTCAAAACCGCTACACAAATACAGGATCAGCTGCTCCTTTTACTGCTTGACTCTCAAAGTAAGTGCTCTGTGTAAGTCACCCATAATGTCAGGATAACCCccaattttattatttgttgcAGTCCATAATCCCCATGCATTTCTCAAAGAATGCAAACTACCTAACACTTAACAAATACTAAATATATCACAAGatgaaaaaagacaaacaaaaaaccccaaagtgacATAAATTATTGAAGTTTTAAACCTTCCAGAGAAGTTTTTATCTCAGCAAACCCTCTAACCTGTATGTTCTTTAATCATGACTCTCATGTAACCAACCAGTCCATAAGTCCTGCAGACCAGCAGAGGAATGTTGGAATTCCAAAGAACTTCAGCCAGGCGCAGCAATGTACTGTAAGGAAAGACATGCTTTTCACATCTACAGAAGACAAGAGTTAACTATAAAGTTAACTCCTACATCAGTTAACTGTGAAAGATCTCTCTCAGAAAACTTCTTTAATATCATCATGATCTAAGCACATAAGGTGACTAATTTCATACAGGAGTTTACAGTGAGTTGGAAAAATATTCGTTCATTATCTTACTTATGTCTCATTCCACCATCCCAAATGCTCCAAGTATCAAATAAAAAGCTTCAGTAAGttgtgagagagaaaaataaggaaTCAGATCCATATGTTGCAGAGTTCTAACTTCCAGCAGAGGCAGTTCCCACCAGAGATACAAAAACATTTCTAGAAAATGCCATCACTGGCTGTAATTTTCCATCACAATGACAGAGATCTGTTCTGCTTAAGTTTTACTTCAAGGAAGTGCCTGTGCAAAaatctgcacacacacacacacacacacacacagacacacacacacacacacacatatatatatgtatataaaaacctgcttttaaaactgaatgaaaatggGTAATTCACCCGTAGGTAATTCTTACCTCTCTGGTAGTTGTGTTGCAACCACTAAGTTAAACTGATTAAAAAAGGAAGGGTCGTTGTCTAAAAGCTTTTCTGGATTCTAAATAGGGAGAAAAAACGTGTGTCAGTGAACACTGAAAATTTCTGAGTACAAAGCAAGTCTGCTGAATATAAAGTGTTAAGTGAAAGTTATAAAATTAAGATGAAGTTACAAAAACAGTGTTTGAAATACAAATGATTTAACTTAAGATCATCCTCCTCAAATGCTGTTTTATCTTTAATCTATTTAAAATGCAACATCACAAAGCAACACAGAGCtgttatttcacatttttatcaCACTGTACAACACACACATAGTACTAATTTAGGAAGACAAACCTCTTCAACAAagtttccagaaacatcactATTCAATTCCTGTAAAAGCTCCATGGCACTCTGGGCACGATTCTGTTTCAGAGCAATCaaaatgagatgtattttaTAGAGTGTATCAGTACTACTTAATGTCACCTGCTAACAATGCCAAAccaagcaacaacaacaaaacaaccccaaaaatcaccccacaACAAAGCTCATTATAAGCTAGGGCTCCTCACTCCATGAAGCCATGCTCATCTGAAGCAAAAATGCATCCCATAATAGCACACACTTAGCTGGAGAGCATTTTCTATAATAccattttaaaaagccaaattGTGAGACAGCTCTTTCCTACTTTCCAGTTTCATTACAGAATTTCCAGGAGTTATCTATGCCTCTTGTACTCTCTGTTTCTatgatattttttccccattcatcTCTCTACTCTTAGCTTTATTCCTTCAACCACAATGGTCTTCTGCCTTATCCTTCCATAGATTTCAACCATAAGCTCTTCATTTCTTTCTATGCAATCTCACCACAATTTGAGTTTATCTTCTCACTTATGTGCAACTAAAAATTAAACATGGggatttctgttaaaaaattaaCAGATTTTAACATATACACATATTCTTTTGGCATTATTCATAATACACGTTTAAATACTCAACATTTCCATGCTTTCAATACATGTAAACTGACATTTATTATCTCCTTACCTGACCAATATGGCTTTTTTgtagaaagaaactgaaaaggaGACAAGAATTACATGTGAACTtttattctgaagaaaaaacagCACTGAAGTTACATTTTGTTCTGCAGAATATGTTGCTCTCATACACAACAGACCCTTAAATATGCTTTTTCCAACCACTGTTATATTTTCCTCAGAAACAGTTTCTTAATAATGCTTTTCAGTGCCCAAGCCATAAATCTGAAATATAAGACATGCAAAAGTTCTCTAGAAGACAGGATCATGCTGCAGCTTCTTTCTCACCAGGCTAATCAAAGACTCACTAGCACTGATTTCTTCACCTAATGGAATATCCTTCCCCATCACGTAACCTCTGCAGGCACCAGACCTTGATCAAGAATTAGGCAAATCATTTTTACAGGGTTTGCAAACTGTTTCTTACTcttttccctgcagcacagagccattCAAAGCTACAAAAGCTAATAAATGTCTAGCAGTCACAGTTGCACAATGACTGATGAAAATTAAGTCATTTGCATCACCAAAATTAGGGAAAATACACTGAACTACAGTGAAACAAAAGTACTGGCATAACATCAAGCAAGttaattttcaacatttttatgTTG
Coding sequences:
- the NAE1 gene encoding NEDD8-activating enzyme E1 regulatory subunit, with protein sequence MARPGRAGLKEQRYDRQLRLWGDHGQEALESAHVCVINATATGTEILKNLVLPGIGSFTIVDGNRVSGEDVGNNFFLQKSHIGQNRAQSAMELLQELNSDVSGNFVEENPEKLLDNDPSFFNQFNLVVATQLPESTLLRLAEVLWNSNIPLLVCRTYGLVGYMRVMIKEHTVVESHPDNMLEDLRLDKPFPELTEHVQDYDLEHMDKKDHSHTPWIVIVAKYLTKWFNEKSEQLPKSYKEKEAFKELIRQGILKNENGTPEDEENFEEAIKNVNTALNRTEIPRGIEELFNDDCCLKLTEQSSSFWILVRALKEFVANEGQGSLPVRGTIPDMMADSSKFIKLQNVYREKAKKDIAAVGNHAAKLLQSLGKAPESISERELKLFCSNAAFLRVVRCRSLAEEHSPNSCSKDAIISHMDNPDSEIVLYLMLRAVNRFYKQHGRYPGVYNYQVEDDIGKLKSCLNGFLQEYGLSVVVKDDYVHEFCRYGAAEPHAVAAFMGGAAAQEVIKVITGQFVIFNNTFIYSGMSQTSATFQL